A single Dehalococcoidia bacterium DNA region contains:
- the larB gene encoding nickel pincer cofactor biosynthesis protein LarB yields the protein VIFGQGKTPEQIVAIAREILTRSDKLLVTRATADAFAVVKAALPDAVYHPQANVITLDRAPASARRRGVIVLSAGTSDIPVAEEAVITCELMGNEVEKAYDVGVAGVHRLLDRVPQLQQARVLVVVAGMEGALPSVVAGLVRVPVIGVPTSVGYGASFGGITALLAMLNSCAPGTSVVNIDNGFGAGYLAALINLGRE from the coding sequence AAGTCATCTTCGGCCAGGGCAAGACGCCGGAGCAGATCGTGGCTATCGCCAGGGAGATACTCACGCGTTCCGACAAGCTGCTGGTGACCCGCGCCACCGCGGACGCCTTCGCGGTCGTCAAGGCCGCGTTGCCCGACGCCGTGTACCATCCCCAGGCCAACGTCATCACCCTGGACCGCGCGCCCGCGTCCGCGCGACGCCGGGGCGTCATCGTGCTCAGCGCGGGCACATCGGACATACCTGTCGCGGAGGAGGCCGTCATCACCTGCGAGCTGATGGGCAACGAGGTGGAGAAGGCCTACGACGTGGGGGTCGCGGGCGTGCACCGCCTCTTGGACCGCGTGCCCCAGCTTCAGCAGGCGCGGGTGCTTGTAGTGGTGGCCGGAATGGAGGGGGCGCTCCCCAGCGTGGTAGCGGGCCTGGTGCGCGTGCCGGTCATAGGCGTGCCCACCAGCGTGGGGTACGGCGCCAGCTTCGGCGGCATCACCGCGCTGCTGGCCATGCTCAACAGTTGCGCCCCGGGCACGTCCGTGGTGAACATAGACAACGGCTTCGGCGCGGGCTACCTGGCCGCGCTCATCAACCTGGGACGGGAATAG